The nucleotide window ACAAAATTGCCAGTTTGGCTCAAAACTCTATCCCCGGTTCAACGAAAAAGAGATAAGATGATCAAAGTCAAATAAGCACTTTCAGTTGTTTTTTGGTCATCCATAAATGGAGGATTCCTGTCAGGAATCCCTTCAGTGCTTCCAAAGCTAAAAAATATAGTAATTGTGCGTTTGTGCGCCACGTAGTTCTTTCCAAAGAACTGGAATGGATTTAACGGGATTACTTTTACTGGGTAGAATATCAGTTCATTGTTGGACGACAACAAAGTCTTCGAAGTATGTTTTTGAATTCGTGATTAAATCTCTGATTGAGGAAGATGTACAGGCAGGGATTAATGGCGCTATTGGCATGCGAGAGGAAGTAAAAACTTGCTTCCAAGTGGCCGACTTTCACAAGTTCTAAAAAAGTGTCCGTGTAATAGTGAATCATCAAATGTATGATATGGGTCGGCAACCAACAGAGTGCAAATGTCAAGACGACTATAATGAGCATGCGCAACACTTTACGCTTTGACGTCTGGTTTTGACGTTCCTGATGCGCCGTAGTCTCACCGGGAGTCTTGCGTGACCACAAGTGGCGCCCAATGCGAATATAAAGCGCCGCTATAACAGCCAGTGGGATTAAATAAAGCACCACAAACGTGATCATGAAAAAGACCCTCCCAATCTTGGACCGCGTTTCGTGGTTGTTGGACAAGTAAGTCCAAACCATTTTGCAAACCCACTTGTCACCTTTATCAGCAGGGACGCTGTCATATAACACCAGATACAACGAGAAGTACAGCGAGGAAAAGATCCAAATGACAGAGGTGATCAGTTTGGTGTTGCGAATAACAGGAACGTGAGCAAAAGGATGAAGGATGGCGAAATACCGATCCAACGAGATAAATACGAGCGTGATTATGGAGGCAGCTATTGATAGGGCTCCGGCGAAATGGACAAACTTGCAAGTGACTGCACCAAAACTTCCCGAGAGCCAGGTCTGTCCAAGGTAGAGGAATTTTACCTACAAAGAGGATCACGTATCGCTATAAATATAAGAGTAAGGATTGCACGGTTGGTTAGCTCGCGGCCTTAATTCTTTGCGAGAGATCCCGAGTTGAATTCTTAGTGACCTCACATCCTTGCTTCGACTTCTTACATTCTGCGTAGCTTCAGATAGcattaaatacccttaaaacggagta belongs to Montipora capricornis isolate CH-2021 unplaced genomic scaffold, ASM3666992v2 scaffold_216, whole genome shotgun sequence and includes:
- the LOC138034823 gene encoding tachykinin-like peptides receptor 99D, giving the protein MAINNASIEGGDNATLAIVPILTSQRSETAVWMTLAYVVIFIFGFFGNISIIYIVATRERMKSTFNFLIVNMAIGDLLVSLFLMPSGVKFLYLGQTWLSGSFGAVTCKFVHFAGALSIAASIITLVFISLDRYFAILHPFAHVPVIRNTKLITSVIWIFSSLYFSLYLVLYDSVPADKGDKWVCKMVWTYLSNNHETRSKIGRVFFMITFVVLYLIPLAVIAALYIRIGRHLWSRKTPGETTAHQERQNQTSKRKVLRMLIIVVLTFALCWLPTHIIHLMIHYYTDTFLELVKVGHLEASFYFLSHANSAINPCLYIFLNQRFNHEFKNILRRLCCRPTMN